The Platichthys flesus chromosome 10, fPlaFle2.1, whole genome shotgun sequence genome includes a window with the following:
- the LOC133962302 gene encoding claudin-20, protein MASTGMQIFGFVLALLGIMGAMVATVLPNWKVSADVGSNIITAISQMQGLWMDCTWYSTGMFSCTLKYSVLSLPAYLQTARTTMVLCCVMAAMGLCLASLGLKCTRWGGGRRSKRHAAIASGGCFVAAGFLCLVPASWFTNEVITNFLDSNVPESNKFEPGGAVYVAFVSAGFLFVGGSIFCMSCSGKRHGPQDLVLLPPPDKLLLQQQQQQLLQQQQELQHQYCSLSPLDNKTGYSLQDYV, encoded by the coding sequence ATGGCATCCACGGGCATGCAGATATTTGGATTTGTCCTGGCTCTGTTGGGTATCATGGGTGCCATGGTGGCCACCGTGCTGCCCAACTGGAAGGTCAGCGCAGACGTGGGCTCCAACATCATCACAGCGATCTCCCAAATGCAGGGACTGTGGATGGACTGCACATGGTACAGCACAGGCATGTTCAGTTGCACCCTCAAGTATTCTGTGCTTTCACTACCTGCGTACTTGCAGACTGCCCGCACCACCATGGTGCTGTGCTGCGTAATGGCTGCCATGGGCCTCTGCCTTGCATCCCTGGGACTAAAATGCACACGTTGGGGAGGTGGACGACGCTCCAAGCGACACGCTGCAATCGCAAGCGGTGGCTGCTTTGTGGCCGCAGGGTTTCTGTGTCTGGTTCCTGCTTCCTGGTTTACCAACGAGGTCATCACCAACTTTCTGGACTCCAACGTGCCAGAGAGCAATAAGTTTGAGCCTGGGGGCGCTGTTTATGTTGCCTTTGTTTCAGCAGGATTCCTCTTTGTTGGGGGGTCCATCTTCTGTATGTCCTGTTCAGGGAAGCGGCATGGTCCCCAGGACCTGGTCCTGCTGCCTCCACCAGACAAACtgctgctccagcagcagcagcaacagctgcttcagcagcagcaggagctccaGCACCAGTactgctctctctccccattAGACAATAAGACGGGCTACAGCCTGCAGGACTATGTGTAA
- the tfb1m gene encoding dimethyladenosine transferase 1, mitochondrial — protein MSASRKLASFRLPPLPTVGELIKLYNLRAEKQLSQNFLLDLKLTDKIVRQAGSLRDAHVCEVGPGPGGLTRSILNAGATDLLVVEKDTRFIPGLKLLSEAAPGKLRIVHGDILTYRMDRGFPSNISTPWEGDPPNLHIIGNLPFSVSTPLIIKWLEDIANRTGPFMHGRTRLTLTFQKEVAERLTASTGSKQRSRLSVMAQYLCTVRNCFTIPGRAFVPKPEIDVGVVHFTPLVQPKIQQPFKLVERVVRNIFQFRRKHCHKGVEKLFPEACRIELTQEMMQKADVDPILRPTELTIPHIKALADAYAHLCSREPSLNTYEYREELGMKHLTRQKYAPMDTLMDSPSSAPPSPLQPC, from the exons ATGTCCGCCTCCAGGAAACTGGCATCTTTCCGTCTGCCTCCCTTGCCAACTGTGGGTGAGCTGATAAAGCTCTACAACCTGCGAGCTGAGAAGCAGCTCTCCCAGAACTTTCTCCTGGACTTGAAGCTCACAG ACAAAATAGTGCGCCAGGCTGGCAGTTTGAGGGATGCCCATGTGTGTGAGGTGGGTCCCGGTCCTGGGGGCCTGACCCGCTCCATCCTCAACGCTGGTGCAACAGACTTGCTCGTGGTGGAGAAGGATACACGCTTCATCCCTGGGCTTAAG CTATTGTCAGAGGCAGCGCCAGGGAAGCTGAGGATCGTCCATGGGGACATACTCACCTACAGGATGGACCGAGGATTCCCATCAAACATCTCCACGCCATGGGAAGGAG ATCCACCAAACCTTCACATCATAGGGAATCTCCCATTCAGCGTCTCCACCCCCCTCATCATCAAGTGGCTGGAGGACATAGCCAACAGGACGGGGCCCTTCATGCACGGACGCACACGACTCACACTCACGTTCCAGAAAGAGGTGGCGGAG AGGTTGACGGCGAGCACGGGTAGCAAACAGAGGAGCCGTCTGTCCGTCATGGCTCAGTATCTCTGCACTGTCCGCAACTGCTTTACCATCCCGGGTAGGGCCTTCGTCCCAAAACCAGAG atagACGTGGGAGTCGTGCACTTCACCCCCCTGGTTCAGCCCAAGATCCAGCAGCCCTTCAAGCTGGTGGAGAGAGTGGTCAGGAACATATTCCAGTTCCGCAGGAAGCACTGCCATAAAGGAGTAGA aaaGTTGTTCCCGGAGGCGTGTCGCATTGAGCTGACTCAGGAGATGATGCAGAAGGCGGATGTGGACCCCATTCTGCGCCCCACAGAGCTCACCATTCCTCACATCAAGGCTTTAGCAGATGCCTACGCTCATCTCTGCAGCCGTGAACCCTCTCTCAACACGTACGAGTACAGAGAGGAGCTCGGGATGAAGCACCTCACCAGGCAGAAATACGCACCGATGGACACATTGATGGATAGTCCATCCAGCGCACCGCCAAGCCCTCTGCAACCCTgctga